GCCGGCGTTGCGATTGCCGCCTCCTCAAGATCGTCATAGCCGGTGACCGAGATGTCGACGCCCGGCACGAGGCCGGCCCGCGCGATGCCGTTCATCAACCCGATCGCGACCAGATCGTTCCAGCAGCAGGCGGCGGTGGGCTTGTCCTTCAGCGCCAGAAACTGCCCCGCGGCTTCGAAGCCGGCCTGCTTGGTGCGGGGGCCGGGAATGCGCCAGGACGGCTTCACCTCCAGGCCGGCCGCCTCCATGGCGTTGAGATAGCCCTGGTAACGGTCGCGACCGGTCGAGGTCTGGTCGGTGCCGCCGACCATGGCGATGCGCTTGTGGCCGAGCGAGATCAGATGATTGGTGGCAAGTGCGGTGCCATAGGCATCGTCGCCGCGGAACACCGGCACGTCGGCGCCGGCGACGCTGCGCGCGATCAGCACCGCCGGCAGGCCGTTTTCTTCGGCCATGATGATGTCCTCGGCCGGCGTGCCTATGGCCGGCGACATGATGACGCCGTCGGCGCCGAGCTGCAGCAGCGTGTCGATGAAGGTGCGCTGCTTTTCCAGCTGGTCGTAGTGATTGGACAGGATGAAGGTCTGGCGGCTGCGGTCGAGCTCGCTTTCGATCGAGCGCAGTATCTCGGCGAAGAAGGGGTTCATGATGTCGTGCACGACGACGCCGACGATGCCGGAGCGCGAGGTGCGCAGCGAGGCGGCGCGGCGGTTGTAGATATAGCCGATGGCGCGCGCGTGCTCCTTGATGCGCTCCCGCGTGGCGCCGGCCACCAGCGGGCTGTCGCGCAGCGCCAGCGATACCGTTGCCGTGGAGACGCCGAGCGCATCCGCGATCGTCGAAAGCTTGATCTTCTGTGCCAGCGCCCTTCGCTCCCCAGGGTCTTTAAACTGTTTAAATTCGGCCTTATGCCATCGATCGGGAGCAAATCAAAGTTTTTTCGCCAGCGCCTCGGCCTCGGTGTCGAGCGAGGCGGAGTTGCGCACGCGAAGCCGGTGCTCGCGGTGGATGATATAGAGGCCACTGGCAACGATGATGGCGGCGCCCAGCAAGGTCCAGCGATCGGGGAACTGGTGGAAGATCAGCCAGCCTGAGATGATCATCCACACCATCTGCGAATAGGGGAAAGGCGCCAGCTGCGTCGTGGTCGCCAGGCGATAGGCCCGGACCAGCAGATAGTGGCCGCCGGCGCCGAAGACGCCCAGCATCAGGACGATGAACCATTGAAAGCCGCCGTGCGGCAGCGCGGGCGCAAAGGCAAGCATCGGGGCCAGCAGCACCGACGGCGCCAGCGCCGAGAACAATATCAGGCTCTCCGATGTTTCGGTCGAGGACATACGCCGCGTCATAATGACGTAGAAGGAGTTCGACAGCATCGAGCACAGCGCGAAGAGATGGCCGATGCCGAACACGCCCACGCCGGGCCTGGTGATGATCAGGACACCGACAAAGCCGGTGAGGATCGCCAGCCAGCGCCGCCAGCCGGCCCATTCGCCGAGCAGCGGGCCGGCAAGGGCGGTGATGACCATCGGGCCAAAGAAATAGATCGACGTCGTCTCGGCCAGCTGCAGCGTCTTCAGCGCCAGGATGTTGAACATGGTCGAGCCGAAAAGCATGCAGCCGCGCAATATATGCGCCGGCAGGTTGTTGGCGCGAAAGCGCGCCGGCTCGCGCCAGCCGCGCAGGAAGACGCCGACGAGCAAGACATGGACGGTGAAGCGGGCCCAGGCGACGATCAGCGCCGATACGCCGGCCAGCACCAGATATTTGCTGGAGGTGTCGAGAAAGGTGAAGCAGACATAGACGCAAAGCATCAAAAGCATCGCCGCGGGCGGCGTTGCGCTGTCGTCGTTGTTTTTGGGAATGCTCAAGGTCGGGCCGAAGGGAGGATAGACGTCCCCTTCTGCGGCAATCGCCGCTGGCCGGCAAGCCAAAAGCCCCAACAAGCGCTTTGGACAGGCTTAGAGCGCATCGCCGTCGGCGATTGGCTTGAACGGTTCCTCGCGGTTCGTCATCCACGGGCGGAGCAAGGAGCGAAGCGACGCGCGCAGACCCGAGGATCCATGCCGTTACATCGACGCTCCAGCAACGGTGCAAAATTCTGCTCCGCTGCGAACCTCGGCGAAGGTCACGGCATGGATCCTTGGGTCTTCGCTCCGCTTCGCGTCGCTACGCCCAAGGATGACGAAGTTGGCGAGGTCGCTGCTAATCCCGAACGTTCAAGACGGATAAAATCACCCATGCATGCGGGCGCCCTTGGTGATCTTGTCGACCAGCTTCTTCTCGCCGCGCAAGGCGATGCCGACGACCTTGGCATCGTCCGGGGCGAATTCGGCGAAGACGGCGCGGTTGGCCACGTCGTGGCCGGTCGAAAACATCTCCTCGACATAGGCGGATGTCGTCACGCCGCGCTCCAATGACCGGCGATGGATCGTGCTGAGCGTCACCGCGTCGGCCGAGAGGACGATGACCGGCTGGACCGACATCGGATTGTAGAGGTTGCCGGCACGGTCGCGATACGGCTCGCCGATGATCTCGGGGAATTGCGCGACGATGCCGCTGGTGAGGAAGGCGGTGACGTTGAGCTTCTGCCAGACCGGCAGATCCTCTCTGAGAACAATTGCAATTTTCGTATCGAACACCAAGATTGAGACTCCGGGATGGCCCGCGACGGGCGGAACAGGGCGATGGCGCAGGCTCTAGGCGCAGAAGCGAAGCAAGGTCTTGAACGTTCGTGCGCGGACGCGGCCAATGGCGATCGCATTGTTTCGGCGCCGGGTGGGCTGGGCCTCGAACGCATCGAGGCGCGTTTCCACGGCAACGCCTTCGAGCCGCACCGGCACGACACCTATGCCATCGGCGTGACATTGCACGGCGTGCAGCGCTTCCATTATCGCGACGCGCTGCAACACAGCCTGCCCGGCCAGGCGATCGTGCTGCACCCGGACGAATTACATGATGGCGGCGCCGGCACCGAAGACGGGCTGCGCTACCGGATCCTCTATCTGGAGCCGTCCCTGCTGCTCGATAGCCTCGATGGCGAGCCACTGCCTTTCGTGCGCAACGCCGTGGTCGACGATCCTCACTTGCGGGACACGCTTTTGTCGGCGCTAACCCCACTGGACGAAGAGCTCGATGACCTGTTCGTGGCGGATTTCGTCGCGCAGCTGGCGCAGCATCTGAGACGCCACGCCGGAAAGCCGGCAAAATCAACAGGCAAGACCGCGTGGCGCGCGGCGACACTTGCGCGCGACTATCTTGCGGAGAATGCCGAACGGCCGGTGCGCTCCGATGAGCTCGAGGCCGTTACCGGCCTCGACCGCTATCAGTTATCACGGCATTTTCGCGCTACTTATTCGACCAGCCCGCACCGCTTCCTGTTGATGCGCCGGCTGCAAAGAGCGCGGCGCATGATCGCCGAGGGAGAACCGCTGGCGGAGATCGCCGCCGGAGCCGGCTTCAGCGACCAGAGCCATTTCAACCGGCATTTCAAGAGGGCGTTCGGCCTGACGCCGGGGCGTTGGGCGGCGCTGGTGAGGCGCGACGCGTAGCGTCGTCGCTTAAGGGCAAGGCGTCCGGTAATGGCCTTCAGGCGCGACGCGCAGCGTCGTCGCCCTTTTCACTAAGCCGCCGATGCCTGGGCCCGCGTGGTTGCGCGCCGATGCTGCGCATCGCGCGTCTGTCACCAACGCCGTGCAGTTGAGCGATGACGCTGCGCGTCACGCTTCATCCATCTCCGCGTCGTCGTCCATCAGGACCAGGTCTTCGTTCGACAAATTCGCCTCGATACGGGCGAGCAGCTTGAACAGCGCCTTCTGGTCCTTCTTGTCGAGCCCCTTCAGCGCCTGCTTCTCGGTCTTCTTGACCGATTTCTCGATGGCGCGGATGGTTTCGCGGCCGGACTCGGTGAGGAAGATATGCGCCTGCCGGGCATCGGCGTTGGAGGCGCGCTTTTCCAGGAAACCCTGGGCCTGCAGCCGGTTGATGGTCTTGGTGATGGTCGGCGGACGCACACCGAGCCGGCCGGCGAGGTTGCCGGGGGTCTGGCCATCCTCGCGATCGAGCGCCAGCATGATCTGGTCCTGGCCGGCGTAGAAACCATGCGCCAGAAGCCGCGCCGCGAGCGCCGTTCGGGCCAGCCTCGCCGCCGAATGCAGCCGGCTCATTGTCGCAGTCTTGTCCGCCTTGGCCATGGCCATTCCCTCTTCGGCCGAACCGGCGCGGCCAGCATAGAGGCTGTCCGGCGGTTGGCAAATGACGATCCCTAAGAAACCGGCTTGCGGAACGCTTTGCCGGCAAGCATTGCGGTGTTCGCGCAGGTGATGCCAGATGTTTATTTCAGTTAGATGACAAACGACTTTTGCGCAGGCGGGATTCAAAGCGGAAGCCGATCAGGGCTGCCTGTCGCTGCCGCGGCTCCCGCCTTTGGCCGGCCTCGACCGCGGCCAATTCCTCCTCGCCGCCATTCCGGTCAGAGGGTCCGCCTGGCCCATCGGTTTGGCGCGTGCAAAAGCGCGACGCCCATCCTATATGAGGCCGACAATGCAGATTTTTCGAGGCCAAGATTTCGAGGCAAGTCATGAGCGATGCACAAACGCAAATCCCCGTAACCGTTCTCACCGGCTATCTCGGCGCGGGCAAGACGACGCTGCTCAACCGCATCCTGTCGGAGAACCACGGCAAGCGCTACGCCGTCATCGTCAACGAGTTCGGCGAGATCGGCATCGACAACGACCTGATCGTGGAATCCGACGAGGAAATCTATGAGATGAACAATGGTTGCGTGTGCTGCACGGTGCGCGGCGACCTGATCCGCGTCGTCGAGGGCCTGATGAAACGGCCGGGCCGCTTCGACGCCATCGTCGTCGAGACCACCGGTCTCGCCGACCCGGTGCCGGTGGCGCAGACCTTCTTCATGGACGACGACGTGCGCACCAAGACCAAGCTCGACGCGGTGGTGGCGCTGGTCGACGCCAAGCATTTGCCACTGCGCCTCAAGGATTCCAAGGAAGCCGAGGACCAGATCGCCTTCGCCGACGTGGTGGTGCTGAACAAGACCGATCTAGTCACGCCGGAAGAGCTGGAAAAGGTCGAGGCGACGATCCGCGCCATCAACCCGGCGGCAAAGATCCATCGCACGCAGCGGTCCGGCGTGGCGCTCGACGAAGTGCTCGACCGAGGCGCCTTCGATCTGTCGCGCGCGCTGGAGAGCGATCCGCATTTCCTCGAGGCGCATGATCACGACCATGACTATGATCACGACCACCAGCATCATGACCATGACGGGCACGATCATCATCACCATCATGACCATGCTTCCGACATCCATGACGTGACGGTGAAGTCGGTGTCGCTGCGCGGCGGCGAGATGGACCCGAAGAAGTTTTTCCCCTGGATCGAGAAGGTGACTCAGATGGAAGGGCCAAACATCCTGCGGCTGAAGGGCATCATCGCGCTCAAGGGCGACGAGGACCGCTACGTGCTGCAGGGCGTGCACATGATCCTCGAGGGCGACCACCAGCGCGCCTGGAAGGACGGCGAGAAGCACGAGAGCCGGCTGGTCTTCATCGGCCGCGATCTCGACGCCGAGCGGTTGCGCAAGAGTTTTGAAGCCTGCCAGGCGGCTTGATTTTTCGCCGGCCTCCCCTTCTCCCACAGGGGGAGAAGGGAGAGCCGCAACGCCGGCGCCCTTCCTTATAGCGATTCCAAGCATGGGTTGAGACCCTCAGCTCGACCCCTTATGGGAAGGGCATTGATCTCGAATGGACCGCCCCTATGCCCACAGTCGCCCCGCTTGATCTCGAAGGCCATTGCGTCGCCGCCGTCTTCCTCAACGACGTGCCGCATTTCGCTTTGGCCGACGGCGTGATCCACCGCCTGGAGAATGGGCAGAAGACGGTGCAGGCCAATGACGGCCTGCTTGCCGCCTTCCATGACGCGGCCAACGACCGGCTGATCACCGGCGGCGAAGACGGCAAGGTGTTTGCCGTCAAGGCCGGCGGCAAGGTGAGCGAACTGGCGAGCGCCGGCAAGAAGTGGGTGACCAGCGTCACCGCCGGACCGCAGGGCGCCATCGCCTACGCCTCCGGCAAGACCGCCTTCGTGCGTTTCGCCGACGGCAAGATCAAGGAATTCGCTCATCCGCGCTCGGTGGAAGGGCTTGTCTTCTCGCCCAAGGGCATGCGTTTCGGCGTGGCCCGTTACAATGGCGCGACGCTGCATTTTCCGGCGGCCGAAGGCAAGCCGGTGGAGCTCGAATGGGCCGGCGCCCATACCGGCATCACCTTCTCGCCGGATGGCGCCTTCCTGGTCACCACCATGCAGGAAAACGCGCTGCATGGCTGGAAGCTCGCCGACGGCAAGCACATGCGCATGTCAGGCTATCCCGGCAAGGTGAAGAGCCTGTCCTGGAGCGTGAAGGGCAAATGGCTGGCGAGTTCGGGCGCGCCGGCGGCGATCGTCTGGCCGTTTCAAGCCAAGGACGGGCCGATGGGCAAGGCGCCGCTGGAACTCGGCACGCGCGGCAACACGATGGTGACCTGCGTCGCCTGCCATCCGAGCCAGGACGTGGTGGCCATCGGCTATGAGGACGGCATGGTGATCGCGGCGCGCTTTGCCGACGCCAAGGAAGTGCTGCTGCGCCGCCCCGGCAAGGGCGCCATCACCGCCATGATGTGGGACAAGGAAGAGCGCCGCATCGTCTTCGGAAGTGCGGCCGGCGATTGCGGCGTGATTGACATCACCGCCTGATCATTCGGCGCCGCAGGACACATCGCCCTTGAACTCGACTGGATCGCTGCTCGCGCCGGCCGTGCCGTCAGAGACCGCGAGCGTGTAGCGCCCGTTATAGGTGCTTTCGTCGCTGGCCTTGGTCAGGATCGTCAGCTCCACCGAGCGGTAGGTGTCCTTGGCTTCGTGCTCGCGATAAACGAGCAGCCGCAACTCCTCGCCGTCGAGCCAGTATTGCGTAAGGTTCTGGTCCTCGAACACCGTCTTGCGCAGGCTGTCGGTGGCGGGACGGGCCTTGATCTCCAAGTCACCGCGGAAATTGAAGGTCGGCCCGCCCAGGCCACGGGTCACGCCGGCGTCGAGCTGGAAGGCGACCTTGGCGTCATCGACCGAGCACCAGAGGGCGCCGGAGGCGAAACCGCCATTCACTGACGCAAGAAGCACTGCCCCGCAAAGAACTGTCCGCATTTTCCCCTCCTCCATGCCTGCCCGCAATGAGGCCCTGACGGAGGTGCCGGGTCAAGAGCGCTGAGCCAACGCCCGCCGCCGGCGCGGCCAATTGCGGTTTTGCTAGCCGGTTGGCAGAGTGCCGCGCGAAACACAGGGGTTTTCATGCAGGCATCGGACAGTTCCAGGAATTCCATCGGCGGCATCGACATCGCGCGCATCGCCGAATTGCGCGAAGGGGAAGCGGCCGCCTTCCGCAAAGCGCGGCCGAAATCCGAGGCGAAGCTTGGCAATGGCATCGCCGGCTTCCTGGGCGGCGTGCCGATGCATTGGATGATCGACTGGCCGACACCATTCCCGATACTGGTCGACGGCGCCAAGGGCGCCACCATTACCGATATCGACGGCAACAGGCTCGACGATTTCTGCCTCGGCGACACCGGCTCGATGCTCGGCCATTCGCCGCCGGCGGTCGCGCGCGCGATCCGCCGGCAGGCGGCGCGTGGCCTGACATACATGCTGCCCAGCGAGGATGCGCTGGCGATCGGCCCGCTCCTGCAGCAGCGCTTTGGCCTCCCCTACTGGCAGATCGCCACCACCGCCACCGACGCCAACCGTTTCGCGCTGCGCGTCGCCCGCGCGGTCACCGGGCGCGAGAAGATCCTGGTCTTCAACGGTTGCTATCATGGCTCGGTCGATGAGACGATGGTGCGGCTGATCGACGGCAAGCCGGCGAACCGGCCTGGTTTGGCCGGCGAATTCCGCGATCTCACGCGGGCGACCAAGATCGTCGAGTTCAACGATGTTGCCGCATTGGAAGCAGCGCTCGCGGACCGCGACGTAGCCTGCGTCATCACCGAGCCGGTGCTGACCAATTCCTGCATGGTGCTGCCGGATGCCGGCTTCCATGACGCGCTGCGGCGGCTGACCCGCGCGGCCGGCACGCTGCTCCTGATCGACGAAACCCACACCATCTCCACCGGCCCGGGCGGCTATACGCGCAAGTACGGGCTGGAGCCAGACCTGTTCGTGCTCGGCAAGCCGGTGGCCGGCGGCGTGCCGGCGAGCATCTGGGGGATGAGCGAGGAGGTCGCCACGCGTTACGCCGCCTATAACCGGACCAAGGAGCCCGGCTATTCCGGCATGGGCACGACGTTGTCGGCCAACCCGCTGCAGTTCGCGGCAATGCGCGCGACGCTAGAGGAGGTGATGACGGAGCAAGCCTACGCGCATATGGACCGGCTGGCGCGCCGGCTCGATGCGGGGCTGACCGCCGTCATCCAGCGAAACAAGCTGCCCTGGCATGTCGCGCGGGTCGGCGCGCGCGTCGAATTCATCTGCGCGCCCGGACCGCTGCATAATGGCGCCGAGGCCGAGAAGGCGCATGCGCCGGAGCTCGAAGCCGCCATCCATGTCGCGCTGGTCAATCGCGGCGTGCTGATCGCGCCGTTCCACAACATGATGCTGATCTCGCCGGTGACGTCTTCAGCGCAAGTGAGCCGGCTGATCGCCGCCTTCGCCGCGGTTGCGGCCAGGCTGACGGCGTGAGAAAAGCGGCCATGGACAATCCGAACGCCGTAACAACATCGCCTTCCGGGTCGACGCCCGCCAAGGCGAAGGCCTTTCTCGACGCGCATCCGGAGATCGAGGCGTTCGACATCGTGCTGACCGACGCCAACGGTATCGGCCGCGGCAAGATCGTGCGCCGCCATGAGCTGATGGGGATTTTCGAGAACGGAAGGCACCTGCCTATCTCGATCCTCGGCCTCGACATCACCGGCGAGGACGTGCACGAGACCGGACTGGTGTGGGATACAGGCGACGGCGACCTCAGGGCGTGGCCGATCCCGGGCACGCTGGTGCCGCTCTACGGCACCAATCCGGCGCGCGGCCAGGTGCTGATGTCGATGTACCATCTCGACGGCCAACCGATGACCTCCGACCCACGGCTGGTGCTGGCAAGGCAGGTGGAATTGCTGGCGGCGCGCGGCCTGCATCCTGCTGGCGCTTTCGAGCTGGAGTTCTTCCTGCTGTCCAACGAGCGCGATGCGGATGGCAAGGTGCAGCCTGCCCGCGCGGTGCTCGACGGCCGTCGTTCGGCGAAGACCGAGGTCTATTCCGTCGACCATCTGCATGGCATGGAGCCGCTGTTCTCCGACATCTACGCGGGGGCCAAGGCGCAGGGCATTCCGGCCGAAACGGTCATTTCCGAATACGCGCCCGGCCAGTACGAGCTGACGCTCAACTACCGCAAGGACGTGATGCGCGCGGCTGACGACCTCGTCATGCTGAAGCGGCTGGTCAGGGCGCAGGCGCGGCGGCACGGCGTCACCGCCTGCTTCATGGCCAAGCCCATCGAGTCCTATGCCGGCTCCGGCATGCATTTCCACGTCTCGCTGCAGGACGATGCCGGCCGTAACGTCTTCACCGAGGCCACCGGCGAGAAATGGTCACCGAAGCTGCTCAACGCGCTTGGCGGCCTGATCCACACCATGGCGGAATCGATGCTGGTGTTCGCGCCGCACGCCAATTCATGGCGGCGCTTCGTTTCGCAATCCTACGCGCCCGTGGCGCCGACATGGGGCGTCAACAACCGCTCGGTGGCGCTGCGCGTGCCGGCGGGCGACGCCAGGAACCGCCGCATCGAGCACAGGCCGTCGGGCGTCGACGCCAACCCCTATCTGGTAGCGGCGACGGTGCTGGCCGGCATCGTCAAAGGGCTCGACGAAGGGCTGGATCCGGGGCCAGAGACCACCGGGAACGGTTACGAGCAGCCGAGCGAAAGATCGACCATGCCGGCCGACTGGCGCGCCGCGATCGAGGCGGCCAGGGGATCCGATTTCCTGAAATCGGCGCTGGGTCCCGACCTGCACCGGACCTTCGTGGCGATCAAGCAGGCCGAATATCTGCGCGTCGCGCGCACGGTCAGCGAATTGGACTACCACCTCTATCTGCACGAGGTGTAAGGCGGACGACACGCGCGTGGCGATCACGTGTTGCCGCGGACAATCAAAAGTTATAGCCAATTGCATTTCTGGAACATATCATGAACAAATGGCTGTGCTTTCCGTCCGCGAGAAACTGGCGATCCTGTCCGACGCCGCCAAATACGACGCTTCCTGCGCATCGTCCGGCTCGGCGAAGCGCGACTCGCTGAGATCGGGCGGCATCGGCTCGACGGAGGGTTCCGGCATCTGCCATTCCTACGCGCCGGACGGGCGCTGCATCTCGCTCTTGAAAATCCTGCTCACCAATTTCTGCATCTATGACTGCAGCTATTGCATCAACCGCTCGTCCTCGAATGTGCGGCGCGCTCGCTTCAGCGTCGATGAGGTGGTGAAGCTCACCATGGATTTCTACCGCCGCAACTACATCGAGGGGCTGTTCCTGTCCTCTGGCGTCATTCGCTCGCCGGACGAGACGATGGGCGAGATGGTCGAGGTGGCACGCAGGCTCAGGATCGAGGAAAAGTTCGGCGGCTACATACACCTCAAGACCATCCCCGAAGCGTCTGCCGAACTGATCGAGAAGGCAGGGCTTTATGCCGACCGTTTGTCGATCAATGTCGAGCTGCCGACGGACGAAGGCGTCAAGAAACTGGCGCCGGAAAAGAAACCGGAAACGATCCGGCTTTCGATGGCCAAGCTGCGCCGCAAGATCGAGGAGAAGGCCGAGCCCACTTTGCAGAGCCGCAGGCGCGAGCGCTTCGCCCCGGGTGGCCAGTCGACGCAGATGATCGTCGGCGCCGACACGACCTCCGACGACGGCATATTGCGCGCGAGCGCCCGGCTCTATGGCAGCTATCACCTGCGCCGCGTCTACTACTCCGCGTTCAGCCCGATACCCGATTCAACATCTTCGCTGCCCTTGCAGAAACCGCCGCTGATGCGCGAGCACCGGCTCTATCAGGCCGACTGGCTGATGCGCTTCTACGGCTTCTCGCAGCCGGAAATCCTGGCCGGCAGCAATGACGGGATGCTCGACCTTGCCATCGATCCCAAGCTCGCCTGGGCGCTGCGCAATCGGGGCCGATTCCCGGTCGACGTCAACCGCGCCGAGCGAGAGGCGCTGCTGCGCGTTCCCGGGCTCGGCACCAAGGTCATCGACAGGATCGTCGAGACGCGCCGTCACCGCCGGCTGCGGCTCGAGGATGTCGGCCGGCTCTGCCATTCGATCGCCAAGGTGCGGCCCTTCATCGTCGCGGAAGGCTGGTCGCCGGGCGCGCTGACCGACAAGGCCGGCTTGCGCCAGGCGATCACCCGCTCCTGCGAGCAGCTTTCCTTGTTCTGACCATGGCAAGAACACAGCTCAACCTCGCCGCTCATGTCGTCCGGCTCGGCAGCCAGACCGATTTTGCCGGCTGGCGCGACGCGGCGCGGCGGCTGGCGACGAACGATATTCCGCCGGAAGATGTCGCGTGGCAGGTCGAGCCGGATCGCGAAGATGGCGCCAGCGATTTGCCGGCTGCGCAAGCCGATGCGCGACTGGTCGTGCCGCGCGACTTCATCGAGCGAGCCGAGACGGTGATCTGCCATTGCGACCCCGAGCGCTTCGGCTTTCTCTACCGGCTGCTCTGGCGATTGCGCTCGGAGCCGAAGCTGCTTTCGATCGCCACCGATCCCGATATCCGGCGGCTGGAGGCGATGGAGAAGGCCGTGCACCGCGACATCCACAAGATGCGCGCCTTCGTGCGCTTCCGAAAAATCGGCGAAGGCCCGGACGAGCGTTATGTCGCATGGTTCGAGCCCGACCATTACATCGTCGAGCGCAATGCCGATTTCTTCGTGCGTCGTTTCACTGGCATGCGCTGGACGATCCTGACCCCGCATGCCTCGGCCGACTGGGACGGCGAGAGGCTGGCGATGGGGCCGGGTGCGGCCAAGCGCGACGCGCCGGCGGAAGACGATGCCGAGGCGTTGTGGCGGACCTATTTCGAAAACATCTTCAACCCGGCCCGCCTCAAGGTGAAGGCGATGCAGAAGGAGATGCCGAAGAAATATTGGCGGAACCTTCCCGAGGCCTCGCTCATTCCAGATTTGATAGCAGGAGCGGACAAA
This region of Mesorhizobium sp. M2A.F.Ca.ET.046.03.2.1 genomic DNA includes:
- a CDS encoding LacI family DNA-binding transcriptional regulator, whose product is MAQKIKLSTIADALGVSTATVSLALRDSPLVAGATRERIKEHARAIGYIYNRRAASLRTSRSGIVGVVVHDIMNPFFAEILRSIESELDRSRQTFILSNHYDQLEKQRTFIDTLLQLGADGVIMSPAIGTPAEDIIMAEENGLPAVLIARSVAGADVPVFRGDDAYGTALATNHLISLGHKRIAMVGGTDQTSTGRDRYQGYLNAMEAAGLEVKPSWRIPGPRTKQAGFEAAGQFLALKDKPTAACCWNDLVAIGLMNGIARAGLVPGVDISVTGYDDLEEAAIATPALTTVWNGQREVGRRAASALLDKLNGQAVRPSQELIKPELHVRQSTGKPVERA
- a CDS encoding WD40 repeat domain-containing protein, which translates into the protein MPTVAPLDLEGHCVAAVFLNDVPHFALADGVIHRLENGQKTVQANDGLLAAFHDAANDRLITGGEDGKVFAVKAGGKVSELASAGKKWVTSVTAGPQGAIAYASGKTAFVRFADGKIKEFAHPRSVEGLVFSPKGMRFGVARYNGATLHFPAAEGKPVELEWAGAHTGITFSPDGAFLVTTMQENALHGWKLADGKHMRMSGYPGKVKSLSWSVKGKWLASSGAPAAIVWPFQAKDGPMGKAPLELGTRGNTMVTCVACHPSQDVVAIGYEDGMVIAARFADAKEVLLRRPGKGAITAMMWDKEERRIVFGSAAGDCGVIDITA
- a CDS encoding aspartate aminotransferase family protein — encoded protein: MQASDSSRNSIGGIDIARIAELREGEAAAFRKARPKSEAKLGNGIAGFLGGVPMHWMIDWPTPFPILVDGAKGATITDIDGNRLDDFCLGDTGSMLGHSPPAVARAIRRQAARGLTYMLPSEDALAIGPLLQQRFGLPYWQIATTATDANRFALRVARAVTGREKILVFNGCYHGSVDETMVRLIDGKPANRPGLAGEFRDLTRATKIVEFNDVAALEAALADRDVACVITEPVLTNSCMVLPDAGFHDALRRLTRAAGTLLLIDETHTISTGPGGYTRKYGLEPDLFVLGKPVAGGVPASIWGMSEEVATRYAAYNRTKEPGYSGMGTTLSANPLQFAAMRATLEEVMTEQAYAHMDRLARRLDAGLTAVIQRNKLPWHVARVGARVEFICAPGPLHNGAEAEKAHAPELEAAIHVALVNRGVLIAPFHNMMLISPVTSSAQVSRLIAAFAAVAARLTA
- a CDS encoding DUF2000 family protein, with amino-acid sequence MFDTKIAIVLREDLPVWQKLNVTAFLTSGIVAQFPEIIGEPYRDRAGNLYNPMSVQPVIVLSADAVTLSTIHRRSLERGVTTSAYVEEMFSTGHDVANRAVFAEFAPDDAKVVGIALRGEKKLVDKITKGARMHG
- a CDS encoding DMT family transporter: MLCVYVCFTFLDTSSKYLVLAGVSALIVAWARFTVHVLLVGVFLRGWREPARFRANNLPAHILRGCMLFGSTMFNILALKTLQLAETTSIYFFGPMVITALAGPLLGEWAGWRRWLAILTGFVGVLIITRPGVGVFGIGHLFALCSMLSNSFYVIMTRRMSSTETSESLILFSALAPSVLLAPMLAFAPALPHGGFQWFIVLMLGVFGAGGHYLLVRAYRLATTTQLAPFPYSQMVWMIISGWLIFHQFPDRWTLLGAAIIVASGLYIIHREHRLRVRNSASLDTEAEALAKKL
- a CDS encoding glutamine synthetase family protein → MDNPNAVTTSPSGSTPAKAKAFLDAHPEIEAFDIVLTDANGIGRGKIVRRHELMGIFENGRHLPISILGLDITGEDVHETGLVWDTGDGDLRAWPIPGTLVPLYGTNPARGQVLMSMYHLDGQPMTSDPRLVLARQVELLAARGLHPAGAFELEFFLLSNERDADGKVQPARAVLDGRRSAKTEVYSVDHLHGMEPLFSDIYAGAKAQGIPAETVISEYAPGQYELTLNYRKDVMRAADDLVMLKRLVRAQARRHGVTACFMAKPIESYAGSGMHFHVSLQDDAGRNVFTEATGEKWSPKLLNALGGLIHTMAESMLVFAPHANSWRRFVSQSYAPVAPTWGVNNRSVALRVPAGDARNRRIEHRPSGVDANPYLVAATVLAGIVKGLDEGLDPGPETTGNGYEQPSERSTMPADWRAAIEAARGSDFLKSALGPDLHRTFVAIKQAEYLRVARTVSELDYHLYLHEV
- a CDS encoding MarR family transcriptional regulator, coding for MAKADKTATMSRLHSAARLARTALAARLLAHGFYAGQDQIMLALDREDGQTPGNLAGRLGVRPPTITKTINRLQAQGFLEKRASNADARQAHIFLTESGRETIRAIEKSVKKTEKQALKGLDKKDQKALFKLLARIEANLSNEDLVLMDDDAEMDEA
- a CDS encoding AraC family transcriptional regulator, with protein sequence MAQALGAEAKQGLERSCADAANGDRIVSAPGGLGLERIEARFHGNAFEPHRHDTYAIGVTLHGVQRFHYRDALQHSLPGQAIVLHPDELHDGGAGTEDGLRYRILYLEPSLLLDSLDGEPLPFVRNAVVDDPHLRDTLLSALTPLDEELDDLFVADFVAQLAQHLRRHAGKPAKSTGKTAWRAATLARDYLAENAERPVRSDELEAVTGLDRYQLSRHFRATYSTSPHRFLLMRRLQRARRMIAEGEPLAEIAAGAGFSDQSHFNRHFKRAFGLTPGRWAALVRRDA
- a CDS encoding GTP-binding protein, giving the protein MSDAQTQIPVTVLTGYLGAGKTTLLNRILSENHGKRYAVIVNEFGEIGIDNDLIVESDEEIYEMNNGCVCCTVRGDLIRVVEGLMKRPGRFDAIVVETTGLADPVPVAQTFFMDDDVRTKTKLDAVVALVDAKHLPLRLKDSKEAEDQIAFADVVVLNKTDLVTPEELEKVEATIRAINPAAKIHRTQRSGVALDEVLDRGAFDLSRALESDPHFLEAHDHDHDYDHDHQHHDHDGHDHHHHHDHASDIHDVTVKSVSLRGGEMDPKKFFPWIEKVTQMEGPNILRLKGIIALKGDEDRYVLQGVHMILEGDHQRAWKDGEKHESRLVFIGRDLDAERLRKSFEACQAA